In Stieleria varia, one genomic interval encodes:
- a CDS encoding DUF2200 domain-containing protein, whose protein sequence is MSQSKSHDQRIAELTFASVYPHYLAKVERKGRTKEELHEVIQWLTGFSEKKMQQQIDEGVTFEQFFQRAKLNKNAHLITGAICGYRVEEIENPLTQKVRYLDKLVDELAKGKKMEKILRQE, encoded by the coding sequence ATGAGCCAATCAAAGTCCCACGATCAACGAATCGCAGAACTGACTTTTGCGTCAGTGTATCCGCACTACCTGGCAAAGGTGGAGAGAAAGGGGCGAACCAAAGAAGAGCTGCATGAAGTGATCCAATGGCTGACAGGTTTCAGCGAAAAAAAGATGCAACAACAGATCGACGAGGGCGTGACGTTTGAGCAGTTCTTTCAACGCGCCAAGCTCAACAAGAACGCTCACCTCATCACCGGCGCGATCTGCGGCTACCGCGTGGAAGAAATCGAGAATCCACTGACGCAGAAAGTGCGGTACTTGGACAAGTTGGTCGACGAACTGGCCAAAGGCAAGAAGATGGAAAAGATTCTACGCCAAGAGTGA
- a CDS encoding non-ribosomal peptide synthetase: MNLNGPIDGLTPEQKRELLRNLLQQRSVASSCFPMSLGQQGLWHAFRRDPNSTAYNVFLPSRIRSRLDIDALERSIVWLAQRHASLRTTFSAESGELKQTVHPQLAPEFTITDASGADDEALRALVLEQTQRPFDLTTGPLIRVACLRRSETDCVVVATTHHIVVDFWSLILMMSEIRTAYSAFASGGEPELPAASNNYHEFVDHQRQRLDSPLSQTDRQYWKSSLSGIPTVLDWVTDYHRPESFTGRADVVTFSMQDGFVDKIKQSAAKFGTTPNAVVMAALSVFIARSTGQDAFLVGTPFSGRSQQRFENTVGFFVNMLPIPADVSANPCFADFVSTISQHMFDALQHEQLPLSEIVRQVGPKRDAGRTPLFQVSCTFEKAHLRSEEGRAGFLMDSQQSYVDEGGLNQEGFFVRHPTCHHDVEFVFEFAQNELRGLICYCRDLFQRDTVEQMSQNFQTLFTQLLRSPDERVKSVAWNDKRIESSHGHARVDSPEETLKSLLFGPAECEYADRPAMQLDDVVLTYREVLDRALRLAAHLNAAKVGIGDFVPVCAPRGADAMIGILGVMASGAAFIPIDSSQPAVSFQQLQCDTTIPFAIVDDTGSWQESVPADRRIELRDVMKDSPSSVSKNDDVSPNDLAYVIYTSGSTGTPKGVMVPHRGIANTLRWRSRDVPLLSDDRVLMLLSHQFDAAIGVAFTTLAQGATLVWPDAGVFRDPDSLIDQIIRDSITILPAVPSLIRVLLQRPRFRKVTSVRQIWCGGEAMPSDLPRLVRQITKAELWNFYGPTECSVEATAYCATDHPANRRVPIGTEIDGAEIRIVNEFLQPNPPTVPGQIAITGRGLATGYLADPMKTQNSFVALPDANNEQRVYLTGDIGRRRVDGQIEFLRRDDGQVKLGGYRIELEEIERVVANHPQVSAAACKILNADSPSAMLVAFVVPDGDDGEPSAQLNDAMVTSLTRFVAEKLPSYKRPQVFSGLTELPTGTSGKLLRNQLPEIVSQSTRQDVGVLPQTELERFLADLWAETLQLPAVGVTENFFQLGGSSLQAAMLTQTLSDILGVDVPTALLFDLADISQLSRRLVELYESQMEERFGRHCVEWAKRSIHSDSESDLHPLLAPLKPSGELRPLFMIHPPGGIVACYRELADAMPAEQPLWAIRSRGLHGTERLPETIDEMSNEYIAAIRTIQSDGPYQIGGWSLGGVVAYEIARQMMSAGLSVDRLVLLDTTIPERSADEDANAVGLEYGIDLSLRDLAQLSEDEILPMLYRHAEKLGVLAEETPPALVEKIIADLKRLFRHHVELASQYELQPLDVDVLLVRPTDVPMEAASDSQSDRGWSKWVRQVDVQYVSGHHHSMVQQPHVKQLADALTQPFPATR, from the coding sequence ATGAATTTAAATGGCCCCATCGATGGACTGACGCCTGAGCAGAAACGTGAACTGCTGCGGAACCTGCTGCAGCAAAGGAGCGTTGCGAGCAGTTGTTTCCCCATGTCGTTGGGGCAACAGGGCCTGTGGCACGCGTTCCGACGGGATCCCAACTCAACGGCATACAACGTCTTTCTGCCGTCACGGATTCGTTCACGCTTAGACATCGACGCGCTGGAGCGTTCGATCGTGTGGCTTGCCCAGAGACACGCATCGCTACGTACCACGTTCTCTGCAGAGTCCGGTGAACTGAAACAAACCGTTCACCCACAACTGGCACCTGAGTTCACGATCACCGACGCGTCAGGCGCGGATGACGAGGCGCTTCGAGCGTTGGTGCTGGAACAGACGCAGCGACCGTTCGATTTGACGACCGGTCCGCTGATTCGAGTTGCATGTCTACGGCGCAGTGAAACCGATTGCGTTGTGGTGGCGACTACGCATCACATCGTGGTCGATTTTTGGTCGTTGATCTTGATGATGAGCGAAATCCGTACCGCGTACTCGGCATTCGCGAGCGGCGGGGAGCCTGAATTGCCGGCGGCATCGAACAATTACCATGAGTTTGTCGACCATCAGCGGCAACGCTTGGACAGTCCTCTATCGCAGACCGACCGCCAGTATTGGAAAAGTTCGTTGTCAGGCATCCCGACCGTGCTGGATTGGGTGACGGACTACCATCGTCCTGAAAGCTTCACAGGACGTGCCGACGTCGTCACCTTCTCGATGCAAGATGGCTTCGTCGACAAAATCAAACAAAGCGCCGCGAAATTCGGCACCACACCCAACGCCGTTGTGATGGCTGCATTGTCCGTTTTCATTGCCCGCTCCACCGGACAAGACGCCTTTCTTGTCGGAACGCCGTTTTCGGGACGCAGCCAGCAGCGTTTTGAAAACACCGTCGGCTTTTTTGTGAACATGTTGCCGATTCCGGCGGATGTTTCGGCCAATCCTTGTTTCGCCGATTTTGTGTCGACCATCAGTCAGCACATGTTTGATGCGTTGCAGCACGAGCAGTTGCCGCTCTCCGAGATCGTTCGACAAGTCGGTCCAAAACGCGATGCAGGGCGAACTCCGCTGTTCCAAGTGTCGTGTACGTTTGAAAAGGCGCATTTGCGGAGCGAGGAGGGACGGGCCGGTTTCTTGATGGATTCGCAACAGAGTTATGTCGACGAAGGAGGCCTCAATCAGGAAGGATTCTTCGTGCGTCACCCGACTTGCCATCACGACGTCGAGTTCGTCTTTGAGTTTGCACAAAACGAGCTTCGTGGATTGATTTGTTACTGCCGAGATTTGTTTCAGCGTGACACCGTTGAACAGATGTCGCAGAACTTTCAAACACTGTTCACCCAGTTGCTTCGTTCGCCAGATGAGAGAGTGAAGTCCGTCGCGTGGAATGACAAACGGATCGAGTCGTCGCATGGTCATGCCCGTGTTGACAGCCCTGAGGAGACTCTCAAATCGCTGTTGTTCGGTCCAGCGGAGTGCGAGTATGCAGATCGACCGGCGATGCAGCTTGACGACGTTGTTCTCACTTATCGAGAGGTTCTGGATCGTGCGCTTCGATTGGCAGCGCATTTGAACGCGGCGAAGGTCGGTATTGGTGATTTTGTTCCGGTTTGCGCCCCACGAGGAGCCGATGCGATGATCGGCATCCTTGGCGTGATGGCGTCCGGTGCCGCGTTCATTCCGATCGACAGTTCGCAACCGGCGGTTTCGTTTCAGCAGCTTCAGTGCGATACCACGATTCCTTTCGCCATCGTTGATGACACCGGTTCCTGGCAAGAATCAGTACCGGCGGATCGCAGAATCGAGCTGCGTGATGTAATGAAAGACTCACCGTCGAGTGTGTCAAAGAACGATGATGTTTCTCCGAACGATCTTGCTTATGTCATCTACACTTCCGGATCAACGGGCACGCCCAAAGGAGTGATGGTTCCTCACCGTGGAATCGCCAACACGCTTCGTTGGCGTAGCCGCGACGTGCCACTTTTGAGCGACGATCGCGTGTTGATGTTGTTGTCGCATCAGTTCGACGCGGCGATTGGAGTAGCGTTCACGACGCTCGCTCAGGGTGCCACGCTTGTTTGGCCTGACGCTGGTGTGTTTCGTGATCCCGATTCGTTGATCGATCAGATCATTCGCGACTCCATCACGATCTTGCCCGCCGTCCCCAGCTTGATCCGTGTTCTGCTGCAACGTCCGCGGTTTCGAAAGGTTACCAGCGTCAGGCAGATTTGGTGTGGCGGCGAAGCGATGCCTAGTGACCTGCCGCGCCTTGTTCGCCAAATCACGAAAGCGGAATTGTGGAATTTCTATGGACCCACGGAATGTTCCGTTGAAGCCACCGCGTATTGTGCGACCGATCATCCCGCCAATCGGCGTGTCCCCATCGGAACAGAAATCGACGGCGCGGAGATTCGCATTGTCAACGAGTTTCTGCAACCCAATCCGCCCACGGTTCCTGGGCAAATCGCGATCACCGGTCGTGGACTGGCCACCGGATACCTTGCCGATCCGATGAAAACGCAGAATTCGTTTGTTGCTTTGCCTGATGCAAACAACGAACAACGCGTCTATCTGACGGGCGACATCGGGCGTCGTCGCGTGGATGGACAGATTGAATTTCTCAGGCGAGACGATGGACAAGTGAAACTAGGTGGGTATCGGATCGAGCTGGAGGAGATTGAGCGGGTCGTCGCCAACCATCCTCAAGTCTCCGCAGCCGCATGCAAGATTCTCAATGCCGACTCACCCTCTGCAATGCTCGTGGCCTTCGTCGTCCCGGACGGCGACGACGGTGAACCGTCAGCTCAACTTAATGACGCGATGGTCACTTCACTGACCCGGTTTGTCGCCGAAAAGTTGCCCAGCTACAAACGTCCGCAGGTGTTCTCGGGATTGACGGAGTTACCCACCGGCACGAGCGGCAAATTGCTGAGGAATCAGTTGCCGGAGATCGTCAGTCAATCGACACGCCAAGATGTGGGCGTATTGCCGCAGACGGAGCTGGAACGTTTCTTGGCTGACTTGTGGGCAGAGACACTTCAACTGCCTGCCGTCGGCGTGACCGAAAACTTTTTTCAGCTCGGCGGCAGCTCTCTGCAAGCCGCAATGTTGACGCAAACTCTGTCGGACATCCTTGGTGTCGATGTCCCCACGGCACTCCTTTTTGACTTGGCCGACATCAGCCAGCTCTCACGTCGACTCGTGGAGCTTTACGAATCGCAGATGGAGGAGCGATTCGGTCGGCACTGTGTCGAGTGGGCCAAGCGATCGATTCATTCTGATTCGGAAAGTGACCTGCACCCGCTGCTAGCGCCGCTGAAGCCCTCTGGGGAGCTTCGTCCGCTGTTCATGATCCATCCGCCTGGCGGGATCGTTGCTTGTTATCGTGAACTGGCCGATGCGATGCCTGCCGAGCAGCCGCTGTGGGCGATCCGATCACGTGGATTGCATGGTACGGAGCGACTGCCGGAAACGATTGATGAGATGTCGAACGAGTACATCGCAGCGATTCGTACGATCCAATCCGACGGTCCCTATCAAATCGGCGGCTGGTCCTTGGGCGGCGTGGTCGCGTATGAGATCGCCAGACAGATGATGTCGGCCGGACTGTCGGTCGATCGACTGGTGCTGTTGGACACAACCATTCCGGAGCGATCTGCGGACGAGGACGCAAACGCGGTGGGTTTGGAGTACGGAATCGATCTTTCGCTCCGTGATCTGGCACAACTATCGGAAGACGAGATTCTGCCGATGCTGTACCGCCACGCGGAAAAACTCGGTGTTTTGGCTGAGGAGACGCCACCGGCATTGGTGGAGAAGATCATCGCCGATTTGAAGCGTTTGTTTCGACACCACGTCGAGCTTGCATCGCAGTACGAGTTGCAACCGTTGGATGTCGATGTATTGTTGGTCCGCCCCACCGATGTCCCGATGGAGGCCGCATCTGATTCACAGTCAGACCGAGGTTGGAGCAAGTGGGTGCGACAAGTGGATGTGCAGTATGTGAGTGGTCATCATCACAGCATGGTGCAACAACCGCACGTCAAGCAGTTAGCCGACGCCTTGACGCAACCATTCCCCGCAACCCGCTAA
- a CDS encoding type I polyketide synthase, whose translation MAASSPPPSNHRNARHGDAAAVRYEPIAIIGMGCRLPGGVDNPDAYWELLSNGRDAIQKTPETRWSLQKFYAPGPVAPGKTQSQWGGYVSDIDQFDAKLFGISPREAAAMDPQQRMLLEVAWRCVENAGHPIESLAGTAAGVYVGISSFDYAVAGLSYQDRGVIGPYSNTGGSSSIAANRISYCFDLRGPSVAVDTACSSSLVAVHMACESLQRCDTSVAFAGGVNALLLPDFYVAFSQLGVLSPDGRCKTFDARANGYVRSEGAGMVMLKRLSDAQRDGDQIHAVIRASVLNQDGRTQGMTVPSGDAQQALVRRACQIADIDPAAIQYVEAHGTGTPVGDPIEANALAAVVGQNRGGQNRGEPCLIGSVKTNIGHLEAGAGIASLIKVALSIRNAQIPPNLHFQSANPQIDFASLNLRVPTTLTPWPASDTPRLAGVNGFGYGGANAHVLVGQAPDEVAPSTAISSTKRSAISKHPALNLLPLSARDAESLAAIADRYADWLDELPSDVDDAAIADAVAHQRSHLEYRVGVVAESREQWAAQLREIAADPDKHSQHRLSKSQLDRGVLFVCSGQGPQWWAMGRGLLENNKVFRDCIERCDREFAKYVRWSLLDELSKRETESRLQSTRIAQPCIFALQVAVAETWRDWGIVPTAIVGHSVGEIAAAHLSGGLSFQDACCVAIHRGRTMDLATSRGAMIAVGLSPDEVRPWIRDCLDHVSIAAINGPTSITISGDESVIASLDEKLNVAGVFCRRLKVEYAFHSPQMMPVRDELIRSLANIQPSPTHTPLISTVTGDVFDGTGLDAEYWWQNVRQSVLFADAMRVASGLGFAVAVEIGPHPVLSFAITECYQRTGAEVRVVPSLHRDRNDLLCMTDSLASLYSIGLDLDWSRLNDKPSRKLDLPEYPFQRQRLWSESLESLSTRTVADYHPLLQDSVDSGNAQWQGRIDLRLQRYLRDHAVRGKIVLPAAAIIEMAYTAGKQIAEDAAHFDAKQMDSPAVCLESLRLHHPLLLDDENAKRMNVRFDVERNRLTFSASETDESTWQTIADVTLSDDSTLPMQILDSEMTSDWSVESISQAIARCEESVTAERCYAYCDSLGLQYGPEFRCVVGADRRDGEAVVTIKVRGSDPGYALHPAALDSCFHGMIIADAAFDHTLSDLYLPNTIQKIIVHRPVAGMLTAHVRILSKDPYRMLADIDIVDASGQHCVSIRGFESRRVSGPASVTADPNKIDSIDLIYRYVWQPSEVKSLSSDNTQRLWCVLSDRGGLGAALVGSLRQLGDVYQIQHGTSYRRLDDRTFIIDPENLDDFARVLDEMEQPPTDIVFLWGLDAPENSDLNPARLERSTVLTTLAPTHWVQAWERVHDGSAANLTLVTTDAQSPDDTIQQVAVAQSPLIGMGRVMISECSRLRCKLVDVTRSAPFADVIKPSRTIQTVDQLLAEIVACGDDEDEIMYRDGKRFVRRFVPQARQPLLPTPKNYGSYRLRRGNSAAIEELRYETEPSRILLDDQVEIAVEATGLNFSDVMKALDLYPGLPDGPVALGAECAGRISRVGQNVSQWKPGDQVIAIAPGSFADKVVVDAALVARQPQNLSAQQAAALPIAFLTAQYALHECARMRKGESVLIHSASGGVGLAAIQLALAAGVEVLATAGTAEKRQYVLDAGASYAMDSRSLAFAQQTMAITGGRGVDAILNSLPGEAIEKGLSILNTGGRFLEIGKRDIYADRPLGLAPMRNNLAMFAIDLDQLFKVQPERMGDMLRDLVPRFESNELQPLPTIAYPVAETREAYRFMQQAKHVGKVTVRFDSPPDALYPSARPPVEFRADATYWIAGGTGGFGLQIARWMAQRGARHLVLSGRRKKLPADVSKQVESMKSMGVEVKVLPADITCRADVDSVLRHIDDHMPPLKGMFHTAMVLEDRLLADLDRETLTRVLRPKVIGGWNMHEASLDRSLDHFVLFSSLSSVFGHAGQANYSAANALLDSLTHYRRAVGLPGLVINWGHLGEVGYLAQRDELGQRLERQGVLSFTVRQATDALQFAMQNEALQLSVLKMDWSLWRGLGITSDPSPRFAHLLQHRNEFVSGGVNTLATAKQIREADSEDRREMIRAIVCTKTASLLGMELSQVESHRPLVEMGLDSLMAVELRNWIESRIEISLPIAMLMRCPSIDQLATEIESLTMQSPGSYDESQKSPPVSKIPMNETLPEPITGDQAGLLLQQLPGMSESAVDQLLKQMLE comes from the coding sequence GTGGCAGCCTCATCCCCTCCACCATCGAATCACCGCAATGCGCGTCACGGTGACGCCGCAGCAGTACGTTATGAACCGATCGCGATCATCGGGATGGGTTGTCGACTGCCAGGCGGCGTGGACAATCCGGATGCTTACTGGGAATTGCTGAGCAATGGGCGTGACGCGATCCAGAAAACGCCAGAGACGCGATGGAGTTTGCAAAAATTCTACGCACCTGGCCCCGTCGCCCCTGGAAAGACTCAGAGCCAGTGGGGCGGATACGTCTCTGACATCGATCAGTTCGACGCGAAATTGTTTGGGATCTCGCCACGTGAAGCGGCCGCGATGGACCCACAGCAAAGGATGTTGCTGGAAGTCGCGTGGCGCTGCGTCGAGAACGCCGGTCACCCGATCGAAAGTCTGGCCGGCACCGCAGCAGGTGTTTACGTCGGGATCTCCAGTTTTGACTACGCGGTCGCCGGATTGAGCTACCAGGATCGCGGCGTGATCGGTCCCTACAGCAACACGGGCGGCAGCAGCAGTATCGCAGCGAATCGGATTTCGTACTGTTTCGACTTGCGCGGTCCCAGCGTCGCGGTTGACACTGCGTGCTCGTCTTCCCTCGTCGCCGTTCACATGGCGTGCGAGTCCTTGCAGCGTTGCGATACCAGTGTCGCTTTTGCCGGTGGCGTGAACGCGTTGCTGTTGCCTGACTTTTATGTGGCCTTCAGCCAACTCGGCGTGCTGTCGCCGGACGGACGTTGCAAAACGTTCGACGCCCGAGCAAACGGATACGTTCGCAGCGAAGGCGCCGGGATGGTGATGTTGAAACGGTTGTCGGACGCCCAACGCGACGGCGATCAGATTCATGCAGTGATCCGAGCCAGTGTCTTGAATCAAGACGGTCGCACGCAAGGCATGACAGTGCCCAGCGGCGATGCCCAGCAAGCATTGGTTCGTCGAGCTTGCCAGATCGCGGATATCGATCCCGCTGCGATTCAATACGTGGAAGCTCATGGAACCGGAACGCCGGTCGGTGACCCGATCGAAGCCAACGCGTTGGCGGCCGTGGTGGGACAGAATCGCGGCGGACAGAATCGCGGCGAGCCATGCCTGATCGGTTCGGTCAAAACAAACATCGGACACCTGGAAGCCGGAGCGGGAATCGCGAGCTTGATCAAAGTCGCATTGTCGATTCGTAACGCTCAGATTCCACCGAATTTGCATTTTCAATCGGCGAATCCGCAAATCGATTTCGCATCATTGAACCTGCGTGTCCCCACCACACTGACTCCGTGGCCGGCAAGCGATACGCCTCGTTTGGCGGGAGTGAACGGTTTTGGATACGGGGGCGCGAACGCGCACGTCTTGGTCGGCCAAGCACCCGATGAAGTCGCACCGAGTACCGCGATTTCCTCAACGAAACGATCCGCAATCTCCAAGCATCCGGCACTCAACCTGCTGCCTCTGTCCGCTCGCGATGCGGAATCCCTTGCGGCGATCGCGGACCGATATGCCGATTGGCTGGACGAATTGCCGAGCGATGTCGATGACGCGGCGATCGCTGATGCGGTTGCACATCAACGCAGCCACCTGGAGTACCGCGTCGGCGTCGTTGCCGAATCCCGAGAGCAGTGGGCCGCTCAGCTTCGTGAGATCGCGGCCGATCCCGATAAACATTCACAGCATCGGTTATCCAAAAGTCAGCTGGATCGTGGTGTGCTGTTTGTTTGCAGCGGACAAGGACCCCAGTGGTGGGCGATGGGTCGCGGGCTATTGGAGAATAACAAAGTGTTTCGCGATTGTATCGAGCGATGCGATCGGGAGTTTGCCAAGTACGTCCGTTGGTCGCTGTTGGATGAATTGTCGAAACGCGAGACCGAATCGCGATTGCAGTCCACGCGAATCGCGCAGCCGTGCATCTTTGCGCTGCAAGTCGCGGTAGCGGAGACGTGGCGTGACTGGGGAATCGTTCCCACCGCCATCGTCGGTCACAGCGTGGGCGAGATTGCAGCGGCGCACCTGTCGGGCGGTCTCAGTTTCCAAGACGCATGTTGCGTGGCGATCCACCGCGGTCGAACTATGGATCTGGCAACGTCTCGCGGCGCGATGATCGCCGTGGGGCTTTCGCCAGATGAAGTCAGACCATGGATTCGCGACTGCTTGGATCACGTCTCGATCGCGGCGATCAACGGGCCGACATCGATCACGATCTCGGGTGACGAATCGGTGATTGCGTCGTTGGACGAAAAACTCAACGTGGCGGGTGTGTTCTGTCGTCGCTTGAAAGTCGAGTACGCTTTCCACAGCCCTCAGATGATGCCGGTCCGGGACGAACTGATCCGGTCGTTGGCCAACATCCAACCAAGTCCCACGCACACGCCGTTGATCTCGACGGTGACCGGGGATGTTTTTGACGGAACCGGGTTGGATGCCGAATACTGGTGGCAAAATGTCCGCCAAAGCGTCCTGTTTGCCGACGCGATGCGAGTCGCAAGCGGACTCGGCTTTGCGGTCGCGGTCGAAATCGGCCCCCACCCAGTGCTTTCGTTTGCCATCACGGAGTGTTATCAACGCACGGGTGCCGAGGTACGCGTGGTTCCATCGCTACACCGTGATCGCAACGACCTACTGTGCATGACCGATTCGCTGGCGAGTTTGTATAGCATCGGTTTGGACTTGGATTGGTCTCGGCTGAACGACAAGCCGTCGCGTAAACTCGACTTGCCCGAGTATCCCTTTCAGCGTCAACGCCTGTGGTCGGAATCGTTGGAGTCGCTGAGCACACGAACGGTTGCAGACTACCACCCGCTATTGCAAGACTCCGTCGACAGCGGCAACGCGCAATGGCAAGGCCGTATCGACTTGCGGTTGCAACGCTACTTGCGCGATCACGCGGTTCGCGGAAAGATTGTCTTACCGGCCGCAGCCATCATTGAAATGGCTTATACGGCTGGCAAGCAGATCGCCGAGGACGCGGCACATTTCGATGCCAAACAAATGGACTCGCCAGCAGTGTGCCTTGAGTCACTGCGATTGCACCATCCGCTGTTGCTCGATGACGAGAACGCCAAGCGAATGAATGTTCGTTTTGACGTCGAACGTAATCGGCTGACCTTCAGCGCCAGTGAGACCGACGAGTCGACTTGGCAGACGATAGCGGATGTCACGCTGAGCGATGACTCGACGCTGCCGATGCAGATTCTTGATTCTGAGATGACCTCGGATTGGTCGGTGGAATCGATTTCGCAGGCGATCGCACGCTGCGAAGAGTCCGTGACCGCGGAACGTTGCTACGCGTACTGCGATTCCCTTGGGCTTCAGTACGGGCCGGAGTTTCGTTGTGTCGTCGGTGCGGATCGACGGGACGGCGAAGCGGTCGTGACGATCAAGGTCCGCGGATCTGATCCAGGATATGCGTTGCACCCGGCCGCACTGGACAGTTGTTTTCATGGGATGATCATCGCCGACGCGGCGTTTGATCACACGCTGAGTGATCTGTATCTGCCCAATACGATTCAAAAAATCATTGTTCACCGACCTGTTGCCGGCATGTTGACTGCTCACGTACGCATCTTGAGCAAAGATCCGTACCGGATGCTGGCGGACATCGACATCGTCGACGCATCCGGTCAGCACTGCGTATCGATTCGTGGGTTTGAGAGTCGACGGGTCTCCGGACCAGCGAGTGTTACAGCCGATCCCAACAAGATCGATTCGATCGATTTGATTTACCGTTACGTTTGGCAGCCGTCGGAGGTCAAATCGCTTAGTTCCGACAACACGCAACGACTTTGGTGCGTGCTGAGTGACCGAGGTGGGCTTGGTGCGGCTTTGGTCGGTTCGCTTCGACAACTAGGCGATGTGTACCAGATTCAGCATGGAACGTCGTATCGCCGACTCGACGATCGGACCTTCATCATCGATCCTGAGAATTTGGATGATTTTGCCAGGGTCCTCGACGAGATGGAGCAACCGCCCACTGACATCGTCTTTCTCTGGGGACTCGACGCTCCGGAGAACAGCGATCTGAATCCTGCCCGACTGGAACGTAGCACCGTGCTGACGACTCTGGCCCCGACGCATTGGGTTCAGGCATGGGAGCGGGTTCACGACGGTTCGGCGGCGAACCTCACCCTGGTGACGACCGATGCACAGAGTCCCGACGATACCATCCAGCAAGTCGCCGTTGCGCAGTCCCCGCTGATCGGTATGGGACGCGTGATGATCAGCGAATGCTCGCGTCTGCGTTGCAAGTTGGTTGATGTCACCCGCAGTGCTCCGTTTGCTGACGTGATCAAGCCGTCACGCACAATTCAAACCGTCGACCAACTACTGGCCGAGATCGTGGCCTGCGGCGACGACGAAGACGAGATCATGTATCGCGATGGAAAGCGTTTTGTTCGACGCTTCGTACCGCAAGCTCGTCAGCCGTTGTTGCCGACACCAAAGAATTATGGGAGCTACCGCCTGCGTCGAGGCAACTCCGCCGCAATCGAAGAGCTTCGGTATGAAACCGAACCGAGCAGGATTTTGCTGGACGATCAAGTCGAAATCGCTGTCGAGGCGACCGGTCTGAATTTCAGCGACGTGATGAAAGCCCTGGATTTGTACCCCGGATTGCCGGATGGACCGGTCGCTTTGGGTGCCGAGTGTGCCGGACGAATCTCTCGCGTCGGACAGAATGTCTCGCAGTGGAAGCCGGGTGACCAAGTCATCGCGATTGCCCCGGGATCGTTTGCCGATAAAGTCGTCGTGGACGCGGCCCTGGTCGCTCGGCAACCCCAGAATCTTTCCGCTCAGCAAGCTGCGGCGTTGCCGATCGCGTTCTTGACGGCTCAGTACGCGTTGCACGAATGCGCCCGGATGCGAAAAGGCGAGAGCGTATTGATTCACTCGGCCAGCGGCGGTGTCGGCTTGGCTGCGATTCAATTGGCGCTCGCAGCGGGTGTTGAGGTTTTGGCAACGGCCGGTACGGCAGAGAAGCGGCAGTACGTTCTCGACGCTGGTGCATCCTATGCAATGGATTCACGATCGCTTGCCTTCGCTCAGCAAACAATGGCGATCACCGGTGGGCGCGGAGTCGATGCGATTCTGAACTCATTGCCCGGCGAAGCGATCGAGAAGGGACTGTCGATTCTCAACACCGGCGGACGCTTTTTGGAGATCGGCAAGCGTGACATCTACGCCGATCGGCCGTTGGGACTGGCGCCCATGCGAAACAACTTGGCCATGTTCGCGATCGATTTGGATCAATTGTTCAAGGTCCAGCCGGAACGAATGGGCGACATGCTGCGTGACCTGGTTCCGAGGTTTGAGTCCAACGAATTACAACCGCTGCCCACGATCGCATACCCTGTCGCAGAAACGCGTGAGGCGTATCGGTTCATGCAGCAAGCCAAGCATGTCGGTAAAGTCACCGTGCGATTCGACTCACCACCCGACGCGTTGTATCCCTCCGCTCGACCGCCGGTGGAGTTTCGTGCCGACGCAACGTACTGGATTGCCGGTGGGACCGGTGGATTCGGATTGCAAATCGCGCGATGGATGGCCCAACGCGGTGCCCGGCATCTTGTGCTGAGTGGTCGACGAAAAAAGCTGCCAGCGGACGTGTCCAAGCAAGTCGAATCGATGAAGTCGATGGGCGTCGAGGTCAAGGTCTTGCCGGCCGACATCACGTGTCGTGCTGATGTGGACTCCGTGTTGCGGCACATCGATGATCACATGCCGCCACTGAAGGGGATGTTCCACACCGCGATGGTGTTAGAAGACCGCTTGCTGGCCGACCTGGATCGCGAAACTCTGACGCGTGTCTTGCGGCCAAAGGTCATCGGTGGTTGGAACATGCACGAAGCGTCGTTGGATCGCTCGTTGGACCACTTTGTATTGTTTTCGTCGCTTTCAAGCGTTTTCGGTCATGCCGGACAGGCCAACTATTCCGCAGCGAACGCTTTGTTGGATTCGCTGACGCATTATCGTCGCGCGGTCGGCTTGCCAGGACTCGTCATCAACTGGGGACATTTGGGCGAAGTCGGCTACCTTGCTCAACGAGACGAACTGGGGCAACGACTGGAACGCCAAGGCGTGCTGAGTTTCACCGTCCGACAAGCAACGGATGCCTTGCAGTTCGCAATGCAGAACGAAGCGTTGCAATTGAGCGTCCTGAAAATGGACTGGTCGCTTTGGCGTGGTCTGGGGATCACCTCCGACCCGTCACCAAGGTTCGCTCATCTGCTGCAACATCGTAACGAGTTTGTCTCCGGCGGCGTCAACACGCTGGCGACGGCCAAGCAGATTCGCGAAGCGGACTCAGAGGACAGGCGAGAGATGATCCGCGCGATTGTGTGCACAAAGACCGCGAGTCTGCTCGGGATGGAACTTTCCCAAGTCGAATCGCATCGACCGCTCGTGGAGATGGGGCTCGATTCACTGATGGCGGTGGAATTGCGAAACTGGATCGAAAGTCGCATCGAGATCAGCTTGCCCATCGCGATGCTGATGCGTTGTCCCAGCATCGATCAATTGGCAACCGAGATCGAATCCTTGACCATGCAGTCGCCCGGCTCCTACGATGAGTCGCAGAAATCGCCGCCCGTGAGCAAAATTCCCATGAACGAAACCCTCCCGGAACCCATCACTGGTGACCAAGCCGGATTGTTGCTGCAACAGTTGCCCGGCATGTCAGAGTCGGCGGTCGATCAACTGCTCAAGCAGATGTTGGAATAG